The following nucleotide sequence is from Natronosalvus caseinilyticus.
GAGGGGATTCCGGCTCGAGCGGTCGACACCCCGGCGGCCGCCGTCGACGGAGCCGACGTGGTCGTGACCGCGACGACCGCCACCGCACCGGTGTTCCCGGCCGACGCGCTCGAGCCGGGCGCGCTCGTCGTCGCCGTCGGCGCGTTCACCGCCGAGATGCAGGAGGTCGAGCCAGCCGTTCTCGAGAGCGCCGGTGCGGTGTTCGCCGACGTCCCGTCCGAGGTCGCCGAAACGGGTGACGTCCTCGCCACCAGCCTCGGCGCCGAGGACCTCGTGGCGCTCGGCGAACTGGTCGCCGACGGCTACGAGCGTCGATCCCCGGACGAGGTGATCGTCGTCGACAGCGTCGGTTCCGCGACGCTCGACGCGGCCGCGGGGGCGACGGTCTACCGGCGGGCGCTGGAGCGCGGTGCCGGAACGGAGATTTCGCTGTGACGCGTCTCGCGTTGCAGCCGGCGAGGAGGGGGGGGGTGATCGCCGAAAGGAACCGGTGCTCGAGCAACGACGACTCGAGCGACACCACCTGAGCAATGACGACTCGAACGTCTCGCTACCCGCCGAGGAACTGTCGCCGGACCTCGGGATCGTTCAACAGCACCTCGCCCTCGTCGACGTACCGGTTCTCCCCCTGAGCGAGGACGTAGCCGCGATCACAGCGGCGAAGCGCCGTCTTCGCGTTCTGTTCGACGATGAGGATCGTGACGCCGCGGTCGTTGATCGCGTCGATGTGGTCGAACATCTCGTCGACGAGATCCGGGGCGAGCCCCGCCGACGGCTCGTCGAGCAACAGCAGGGGCGGGTCGGGGATCAGCGCCCGCGCCATCGCGAGCATCTGTTGCTGGCCGCCCGAGAGGTTCCCCGCCCGCAGGTCGAGCCGTTCCTCGAGGATCGGGAACTGCTCGAGGACCGCCGCCAGCCGATCGTCCGGGAGGTCGCCCAGCAGGTACGCGCCGATGCGGAGGTTTTCCTCGACCGTCAGCGACGGAAAGACGTTCTCGGTCTGGGGAACGTAGCCGACGCCGCGGTCGATGATCGCCTGTGGCTCCAGTCCGGCGACGGTCTCGCCGTCGAATCGAATGTCCCCGCCCATGTGCGTCGCCAGCCCGACGATGGCCTTCATCGCGGTGGATTTCCCCGCGCCGTTGGGACCGACGATGGCGACGTACTCGCCGTCGTCGACGTGGAGATCCATCCCGTACAGCACCTGTAGCTCGCCGTAGCCCGCGTCCAGGTCGGTGAGTTCGAGCAGGCTCATCGGCCACCCCGTCCTCGTCGCGTGCCGTTCGACTCGCCTCG
It contains:
- a CDS encoding ABC transporter ATP-binding protein, which translates into the protein MSLLELTDLDAGYGELQVLYGMDLHVDDGEYVAIVGPNGAGKSTAMKAIVGLATHMGGDIRFDGETVAGLEPQAIIDRGVGYVPQTENVFPSLTVEENLRIGAYLLGDLPDDRLAAVLEQFPILEERLDLRAGNLSGGQQQMLAMARALIPDPPLLLLDEPSAGLAPDLVDEMFDHIDAINDRGVTILIVEQNAKTALRRCDRGYVLAQGENRYVDEGEVLLNDPEVRRQFLGG